A stretch of Rhizobium sp. TH2 DNA encodes these proteins:
- a CDS encoding type II toxin-antitoxin system RelE/ParE family toxin, with the protein MNIIRTQRYIKDLKRMGVSELEWSALEEAIAINPEAGDLIPGLEGLRKIRFAMRNRGKRGGGRAIYYLMMSDEMVLMITAYAKSEREDLSPDQKKAIVALLREFKNG; encoded by the coding sequence ATGAACATCATACGCACCCAGCGCTACATCAAGGATCTCAAGCGCATGGGCGTATCCGAGCTTGAATGGTCTGCGCTGGAAGAAGCAATTGCGATCAATCCAGAAGCTGGCGATCTGATTCCCGGGCTGGAGGGCCTTCGGAAAATTCGTTTCGCCATGCGCAACAGAGGCAAGCGTGGTGGTGGTCGTGCGATCTATTATCTGATGATGTCAGATGAAATGGTGCTGATGATTACCGCCTACGCAAAAAGTGAACGCGAAGACCTTTCTCCTGATCAGAAGAAGGCAATTGTCGCGCTCTTAAGGGAATTCAAAAATGGCTGA
- a CDS encoding DNA-binding transcriptional regulator: protein MADDDIANGILEGLKEAIEWKRGTLALETVNFDPMPASKIKEIRKRYAKSTKAFEKRFGIPASTMNNWEQGRRKPDPAARLLLRIIEQSPEAAEKAAQAA, encoded by the coding sequence ATGGCTGACGACGATATTGCCAATGGCATTCTCGAGGGATTGAAGGAAGCGATCGAGTGGAAGCGCGGCACACTCGCGCTCGAAACGGTCAATTTCGACCCGATGCCGGCCTCGAAGATCAAGGAAATCCGAAAGCGCTATGCGAAATCCACCAAGGCATTCGAAAAGCGCTTTGGAATTCCAGCGTCCACGATGAATAATTGGGAACAAGGAAGGCGCAAGCCCGACCCGGCAGCGCGCCTGCTTCTCAGGATCATCGAACAATCGCCGGAAGCAGCCGAGAAGGCCGCACAAGCGGCCTGA